In a single window of the Canis lupus dingo isolate Sandy chromosome 18, ASM325472v2, whole genome shotgun sequence genome:
- the LOC112663606 gene encoding olfactory receptor 4A47-like produces MFLLFYILTVVGNLLIVLTIALSKTLGSPMYLFLANLSFMDVTYSSCISPRLISTLFFGENTISFHSCMTQLFMEHLFGGSEVFLLLVMAYDRYVAICKPLHYLVIMRQWVCVVLLVVSWIGGFLHSVIQVSTIYGLPFCGPNVIDHFSCDMYPLLELVCTSTHVIGLLVVANGGMICTIVFVFLLISYGVILHSLKNLSPEGKRKALQTCGSHITVVVFFFVPCIFMYARPAKTFYIDKSLSVFYTVITPMLNPLIYTLRNSEMTNAIKKLWRRNVT; encoded by the coding sequence ATGTTCTTGCTCTTCTATATTTTGACAGTGGTGGGCAACTTGCTCATTGTGTTGACTATAGCTCTCAGTAAGACCCTGGGCTCACCTATGTACTTGTTTCTTGCTAACCTATCATTTATGGATGTCACTTATTCCTCTTGCATTTCCCCCAGATTGATTTCAACCTTGTTCTTTGGGGAAAATACCATATCCTTCCATTCTTGTATGACACAGTTATTTATGGAGCACCTTTTTGGTGGATCAGAGGTCTTTCTTCTGCTggtgatggcctatgaccgctatgtggccatctgtaagcCTTTGCATTATTTGGTTATCATGAGGCAATGGGTGTGTGTTGTGCTGCTGGTGGTATCCTGGATTGGAGGTTTTCTGCATTCAGTAATTCAAGTTAGCACCATTTATGGGCTCCCATTTTGTGGTCCCAATGTCATTGATCATTTTTCCTGTGACATGTACCCCTTACTAGAATTGGTCTGCACTAGCACCCATGTCATTGGGCTGTTAGTTGTAGCCAATGGAGGGATGATCTGCACTATTGTGTTTGTGTTCTTGCTCATCTCTTATGGTGTCATCTTGCACTCTCTAAAGAACCTTAGTCCAGAGGGGAAGCGGAAAGCCCTCCAGACGTGTGGCTCCCACATCACTGTGGTGGTCTTCTTCTTTGTTCCATGTATTTTCATGTATGCAAGACCTGCTAAGACCTTCTACATTGACAAATCCCTGAGTGTGTTTTATACAGTCATAACCCCCATGCTGAACCCACTGATCTACACTCTGAGAAATTCTGAGATGACAAATGCTATAAAGAAGCTCTGGAGGAGAAATGTCACATGA
- the LOC112663605 gene encoding olfactory receptor 4A47-like encodes MEPRNNVTYFVLLGLTQDPKEQKVLCVMFLLFYILTVVGNLLIVLTIALSKTLGSPMYLFLANLSFMDVTYSSCISPRLISTLFFGENTISFHSCMTQLFTEHLFGGSEVFLLLVMAYDRYVAICKPLHYLVIMRQWVCVVLLVVSWVGGFLHSVIQVSTIYGLPFCGPNVVDHFICEMYPLLELVCTDTYVIGLLVVANGGMICTIVFAFLLISYGVILHSLKNLSPEGKRKALQTCGSHITVVVFFFVPCIFMYVRPAKTFPIDKSLSVFFTVITPMLNPLIYTLRNSEMTNAMKKLWRRNVISFSR; translated from the coding sequence ATGGAACCAAGAAACAACGTAACTTACTTTGTCCTCTTGGGCCTCACACAGGATCCTAAGGAACAGAAGGTCCTTTGTGTTATGTTCTTGCTCTTCTATATTTTGACAGTGGTGGGCAACTTGCTCATTGTGTTGACTATAGCTCTCAGTAAGACCCTGGGCTCACCTATGTACTTGTTTCTTGCTAACCTATCATTTATGGATGTCACTTATTCCTCTTGCATTTCCCCCAGATTGATTTCAACCTTGTTCTTTGGGGAAAATACCATATCCTTCCATTCTTGTATGACACAGCTATTTACAGAGCACCTTTTTGGTGGATCAGAGGTCTTTCTTCTGCTggtgatggcctatgaccgctatgtggccatctgtaagcCTTTGCATTATTTGGTTATCATGAGGCAATGGGTGTGTGTTGTGCTGCTGGTGGTATCCTGGGTTGGAGGTTTTCTGCATTCAGTAATTCAAGTTAGCACCATTTATGGGCTCCCATTTTGTGGTCCCAATGTTGTTGAtcatttcatctgtgaaatgtacCCTTTACTGGAACTGGTCTGTACTGACACATATGTCATTGGGCTATTAGTTGTAGCCAATGGAGGGATGATCTGCACTATTGTGTTTGCGTTCTTACTCATCTCTTATGGTGTCATCTTGCACTCTCTAAAGAACCTTAGTCCAGAGGGGAAGCGGAAAGCCCTCCAGACGTGTGGCTCCCACATCACTGTGGTGGTCTTCTTCTTTGTTCCATGTATTTTCATGTATGTAAGACCTGCTAAGACCTTCCCCATTGACAAATCCCTGAGTGTGTTTTTTACAGTCATAACCCCAATGCTGAACCCGTTGATCTACACTTTGCGAAATTCTGAGATGACAAATGCTATGAAGAAGCTCTGGAGGAGAAATGTTATATCTTTTAGTAGATAA